In Humulus lupulus chromosome 6, drHumLupu1.1, whole genome shotgun sequence, a single genomic region encodes these proteins:
- the LOC133785652 gene encoding uncharacterized protein LOC133785652, with amino-acid sequence MVYPHAFHGACMFHLLNNLKSKYGSHGEELQMNFIVVTKAYTKIECENYMRGRDRLDRCIRPYLEKTKYETWERSYSPTKRYIMMTSNIAESLNAVLKLARNLPIDILVECLRSLVQKWVWNNSNNANGTFTKVSTATENELRHDIVSKMKFQKDEMSCGHAVAVIAKRNLGVYDYCAKFYKTETLKTLY; translated from the exons ATGGTGTACCCACATGCTTTCCATGGAGCTTGCATGTTTCACTTACTCAATAATTTGAAAAGCAAGTATGGCAGCCATGGAGAAGAGCTACAAATGAATTTCATTGTAGTAACAAAAGCATACACAAAAATAGAATGTGAAAACTACATGAGAGGCCGTGATAGACTTGACAGATGCATTAGACCCTATTTAGAGAAAACCAAGTATGAAACCTGGGAAAGATCATACTCACCAACAAAAAGATACATCATGATGACATCTAACATCGCAGAATCGCTCAACGCTGTACTAAAACTTGCAAGAAATCTCCCTATTGATATATTGGTTGAATGCCTTAGAAGTTTGGTTCAAAAGTGGGTTTGGAACAACTCAAATAATGCAAATGGAACATTCACAAAAGTCTCTACAGCAACAGAAAATGAGTTGAGACATGACATTGTTTCGAAAATGAA GTTTCAAAAAGATGAAATGTCTTGTGGGCATGCAGTAGCTGTAATTGCAAAGAGGAACTTGGGAGTGTATGATTACTGTGCAAAGTTTTACAAAACAGAAACGCTGAAAACATTGTATTAA